In Aquimarina spinulae, a single window of DNA contains:
- a CDS encoding tetratricopeptide repeat protein, whose amino-acid sequence MSILMRFFKFLFPIKIVFLILCLISCGTIHAQSTQDTIIAARYYSKGEEWLTDRKQDSALVYFEKALTIYKQSNTQQRVADCSGKISKAHKANYNFDQAMVYAKKAMAIRLKMFGDDHPQVAYSYNDIGHILKQQDQYEEAMEYYQKALTIQRDAFGDKDHRVADCYHNIGTIHHVLAQYDKAMEQYKKALTIRINTFGKKHQKIADSYIDIGTTYYHLGKFNLALESYQSALVIRTLIFGENSPEAAFCYNHIGNILERLDQYDDALENQKKALAIVTDVFGEHHPNVALCYTSIGVVYRNKGRHDIALLYFNKSLKILIKKIGKNHAKISKVYNEIGLIFFKKGRYDQSMYYFDAVLNIDLKVYPKRHSFIGTSYNNIGIVFQFKEEYDKALLFYKKTVTNYLSTLGRNHSAVARTYNNIANVYKAKEEYGLTMDYYQKALAIRLNTQGEYHSDTSYTYLDMGDLYVLKKDYTTALRFYQKTLKVQKRLFGESRYYISDVLDKIANLYTEQKQYEKALEYLQKSIIIRLRTDGNHHPRTAKSYNQIAELYHQTKHYKKAIQYYEKAIIANTNPDKKNNDAEDLNPGDYMDLNVLLGTFYGKARILQERYTVDNNSGDLKESIVAYQKADNLMYGIRESLHTYQDKLTFAKQTQKIYAAAIQAQLLLHQIDQKQESLQQAFYYAERSKANTLKELLADSNAKSFAGLPKTILDLEQHLKSERSLCISERIQERSKQIVDTAKITTYENKLFDLDRKQDSLTQIIEKNYPKYYQLKHPNEIISVTEIQEKLNENTTLLEFFVSDSSTYAFTISKKEIKVTTLHTLELNKNIEALRAAVVAKNTIVFKTISYTLYSQLIAPVKDKIKGDQLIIVPDGSLWHLNFDLLLTQNDLSYDPKALSYLLKEYAISYASSANLLFAPFKSDFQSKKRQECLAFSFSDGEIIDTNTMSLAALRATNYDLPGTRKEIKAISDIIDGQYYFGSQAIEANFKKNAGQYNILHLALHGDVDNEHPENSKLLFTKGKDTIEDSYLYSHELFAMNIPAELTVLSACNTGSGKIAQGEGIMSLGNAFQYAGTKSLLLSSWEISDQTTPELMKYFYTNLKAGMHKARALQQAKLQYLNTAHINRTDPFYWGGFYLVGDSSPIPFKDNTMLYWVMGLGVLILLCIGVLWYQRKRKNARQL is encoded by the coding sequence ATGAGTATTCTTATGCGCTTTTTTAAATTCCTATTTCCTATCAAAATCGTTTTTCTTATTCTTTGTTTGATTTCCTGTGGTACCATTCATGCACAATCTACACAAGATACCATCATTGCTGCTCGGTACTACTCGAAAGGAGAAGAGTGGTTGACCGATAGAAAACAAGATAGTGCATTGGTATATTTCGAGAAAGCATTAACAATATATAAGCAATCAAACACTCAACAAAGAGTAGCCGATTGTAGTGGTAAAATTTCAAAAGCTCACAAGGCCAATTACAATTTTGATCAGGCGATGGTATATGCTAAAAAAGCAATGGCTATACGATTAAAGATGTTTGGTGATGATCATCCTCAGGTAGCGTATTCCTATAATGATATTGGGCATATTCTTAAGCAACAAGATCAATACGAAGAGGCGATGGAGTATTACCAAAAAGCTTTGACTATTCAGAGGGATGCTTTTGGGGATAAAGATCATCGTGTGGCCGATTGTTATCATAATATAGGAACCATTCATCATGTATTAGCACAATATGATAAGGCAATGGAACAATACAAAAAAGCCTTAACGATTAGAATAAACACTTTTGGTAAAAAACACCAAAAAATAGCCGATAGTTATATAGATATTGGGACGACGTATTATCATCTGGGAAAATTCAATTTAGCGTTAGAGAGCTACCAAAGCGCTTTAGTAATAAGAACTCTTATTTTTGGGGAGAATAGCCCAGAAGCAGCTTTTTGTTACAATCATATAGGAAATATTCTTGAGCGATTAGATCAATATGATGATGCTTTAGAGAATCAGAAAAAAGCATTAGCTATTGTGACAGATGTTTTTGGAGAACATCATCCTAATGTTGCACTTTGTTATACAAGTATAGGAGTTGTATATCGAAACAAGGGAAGGCATGATATAGCTTTACTATATTTCAATAAGTCGTTAAAAATTCTAATCAAAAAAATCGGAAAAAATCATGCAAAAATATCAAAAGTGTATAATGAAATAGGTCTTATTTTTTTTAAAAAAGGGAGATATGATCAATCTATGTATTATTTTGATGCGGTTTTAAATATTGATTTAAAAGTGTATCCAAAAAGACATTCTTTTATAGGAACCAGTTATAATAATATTGGTATTGTTTTTCAATTTAAAGAGGAGTATGATAAGGCTTTATTGTTTTATAAAAAAACTGTTACAAATTATCTAAGTACATTGGGACGAAATCATAGTGCTGTGGCGCGTACGTATAATAATATAGCAAACGTTTATAAAGCTAAAGAAGAATATGGATTAACTATGGATTACTATCAAAAGGCCTTAGCTATAAGACTCAATACACAAGGAGAATATCATTCCGATACCTCGTATACTTATCTTGACATGGGAGATCTTTATGTTTTAAAGAAAGACTATACAACAGCATTACGGTTTTATCAAAAAACGTTAAAAGTTCAAAAACGGCTATTTGGAGAAAGTCGTTACTATATCAGTGATGTTCTTGATAAGATTGCAAATCTCTATACAGAGCAAAAGCAGTATGAAAAAGCTCTAGAGTATTTGCAAAAAAGTATAATAATTAGGCTTCGTACCGATGGTAATCATCATCCCAGAACCGCAAAATCCTATAACCAGATCGCAGAGCTATACCATCAAACTAAACACTATAAAAAAGCGATACAGTATTATGAAAAAGCTATTATAGCTAACACCAATCCTGATAAGAAAAATAATGATGCAGAAGATTTAAATCCAGGAGATTATATGGATTTAAATGTCTTATTGGGTACTTTTTATGGTAAAGCCAGGATATTGCAAGAGCGATATACTGTTGATAATAATTCAGGAGATCTTAAGGAAAGTATAGTTGCTTATCAAAAAGCAGATAATTTAATGTATGGTATACGAGAATCATTACATACCTATCAGGATAAACTTACTTTTGCTAAACAAACTCAAAAAATATATGCAGCAGCTATACAAGCACAATTGTTACTTCATCAAATTGATCAAAAGCAAGAATCACTGCAACAAGCTTTTTATTATGCTGAAAGAAGTAAAGCCAATACCTTAAAAGAATTATTAGCAGACTCTAATGCAAAGAGCTTTGCTGGTTTGCCAAAAACTATCCTCGATCTGGAGCAACATCTAAAATCAGAACGTTCTCTTTGTATTTCAGAGAGGATACAAGAACGATCTAAACAGATTGTGGATACTGCTAAAATTACAACTTATGAAAACAAACTATTTGATCTTGATAGAAAACAAGATTCTCTTACTCAAATTATAGAAAAAAACTATCCTAAATATTACCAGTTAAAACATCCAAACGAAATCATATCTGTTACCGAAATCCAGGAAAAATTAAATGAGAATACTACATTGTTGGAGTTTTTTGTGTCAGATAGCAGTACCTATGCGTTTACGATTTCTAAAAAAGAGATAAAAGTAACCACACTACATACACTAGAACTCAACAAGAATATTGAAGCGCTAAGAGCTGCTGTTGTTGCTAAAAATACGATAGTATTTAAGACGATTTCTTATACATTGTACAGTCAATTAATTGCTCCTGTTAAAGATAAAATCAAAGGTGATCAACTTATTATTGTTCCTGATGGTTCGTTATGGCATCTTAATTTTGATTTGTTGCTCACTCAAAATGATTTATCATACGACCCTAAAGCACTATCATATCTTCTCAAAGAATATGCTATAAGTTATGCCAGTTCTGCGAATTTACTGTTTGCTCCTTTTAAAAGTGATTTTCAATCCAAAAAACGACAAGAATGCCTTGCATTTTCTTTTTCTGATGGTGAGATTATAGATACAAATACAATGAGCCTTGCTGCGCTAAGAGCTACTAATTATGATTTACCGGGAACCCGTAAAGAGATCAAAGCAATTTCAGATATTATCGATGGGCAATACTATTTCGGGTCACAAGCAATAGAAGCTAATTTTAAGAAAAATGCTGGTCAATATAACATCCTGCATTTGGCATTGCACGGTGATGTAGACAACGAGCATCCCGAAAATTCTAAACTCTTATTCACCAAAGGGAAAGATACTATAGAAGATAGTTATCTGTATAGCCATGAACTGTTTGCTATGAATATCCCTGCAGAACTCACTGTGCTTAGTGCCTGCAATACCGGATCGGGAAAAATAGCTCAGGGAGAAGGTATTATGAGCCTGGGTAATGCTTTTCAGTATGCAGGAACCAAAAGTTTATTGTTGAGTAGTTGGGAAATATCGGATCAAACTACTCCCGAATTGATGAAATATTTTTACACCAATCTTAAAGCAGGAATGCATAAAGCCAGAGCATTGCAACAAGCCAAATTACAATACCTCAATACAGCACATATTAATCGAACAGATCCCTTTTATTGGGGTGGGTTCTATTTGGTTGGGGACTCGTCTCCAATTCCTTTTAAAGACAATACGATGTTGTATTGGGTTATGGGCTTAGGAGTGTTGATATTACTTTGTATAGGTGTACTCTGGTATCAGAGAAAAAGGAAAAATGCCAGACAGTTATAA
- a CDS encoding biotin-dependent carboxyltransferase family protein: protein MIADVEIVKPGLSTTIQDEGRFGFSKYGVPKSGAMDQVSFGFANLILGNPKNSACIEWTIQPPVLKFHEETTIVLTGGETDAFLNDKKIEMYREIRVLKNDILKVNFCKKGIYGYVGIKGGFFSEEVLCSRSFYKSITPRFRLDKNDKIPYQSSSDYRDHFSTISPPLFLGNSNELEVYKGPEFDMLNDAQKSKVLESVFTISNTINRMAIQLEEKIPNILSSIITSPVLPGTIQLTPSGSLIVLMRDCQTTGGYPRVLQLTETAINHIAQKRMKEKCSFKLIEF from the coding sequence ATGATTGCGGATGTCGAAATAGTTAAGCCGGGACTTTCTACAACAATACAGGACGAAGGGCGTTTTGGTTTTTCAAAATACGGAGTTCCAAAAAGTGGAGCAATGGATCAGGTGTCATTTGGATTTGCAAATTTAATATTGGGTAATCCTAAAAATTCTGCATGTATCGAGTGGACAATCCAACCTCCTGTTTTAAAATTTCATGAAGAGACAACTATTGTTTTAACGGGCGGTGAAACAGATGCATTTTTGAATGATAAAAAAATAGAAATGTATCGTGAGATTAGAGTCTTAAAAAATGATATTCTTAAAGTAAATTTTTGTAAGAAAGGGATCTATGGATATGTAGGAATTAAGGGCGGATTCTTTTCAGAAGAAGTGTTATGCAGTAGATCTTTTTATAAGTCAATTACACCTCGGTTTCGATTGGATAAAAATGACAAAATTCCATATCAAAGTAGTAGTGATTATAGGGATCATTTTTCTACAATTTCTCCGCCTTTGTTTTTAGGAAATTCAAATGAATTAGAAGTGTATAAAGGACCTGAATTTGATATGCTAAATGATGCCCAAAAATCTAAAGTATTAGAATCTGTTTTTACAATTTCTAATACCATAAACCGAATGGCAATTCAGTTAGAAGAGAAGATACCAAATATATTATCTTCGATTATTACATCACCTGTTTTACCCGGTACAATACAATTAACTCCATCAGGAAGTTTGATTGTATTAATGAGAGATTGTCAAACTACAGGAGGATACCCAAGAGTTTTACAACTAACCGAAACTGCAATCAACCACATTGCACAAAAACGAATGAAAGAAAAATGCAGTTTTAAGTTAATTGAGTTTTAA
- the pxpB gene encoding 5-oxoprolinase subunit PxpB: MKYELQYKRYSERAILIEWPSEIDENILQNLLSFKKYILSSYDKLIVEVISAYNSLLIYYISTIEDFYSEVLTLKSLYSKGFGETRSESRLWKIPVCYTTSLAQDLKAFAESKSLTVEEIIRLHTTPLYTAYFIGFLPGFLYLGGLDDQLHNARKMTPSLHVKKGAVAIGGSQTGIYPINSPGGWHVIGMCPLDFFNPKTENCCFISSGDKIQFISIEENEYNDISTSVLNNTYMPESISL, from the coding sequence ATGAAATATGAATTACAATACAAAAGATATTCTGAAAGAGCAATTTTAATAGAATGGCCTTCTGAAATTGACGAAAATATCCTTCAAAACCTACTTTCTTTTAAAAAATATATACTTTCTTCTTATGATAAACTAATTGTTGAGGTGATTTCTGCATATAACTCGTTATTAATTTATTATATATCTACTATAGAAGATTTCTATAGTGAAGTTTTGACACTAAAATCATTGTATTCTAAAGGATTTGGTGAGACAAGGTCTGAAAGTAGACTGTGGAAAATCCCTGTTTGCTACACTACTTCTCTTGCTCAGGATTTAAAAGCATTTGCAGAAAGTAAATCGCTTACGGTAGAAGAAATAATTAGGTTGCATACTACTCCATTGTATACTGCATATTTTATTGGTTTTTTACCAGGCTTTTTGTATTTGGGTGGTCTTGATGATCAATTGCATAATGCTAGAAAAATGACACCTTCTTTACATGTCAAAAAAGGTGCTGTGGCAATTGGTGGAAGTCAGACAGGAATATATCCTATAAACAGTCCTGGAGGATGGCATGTAATTGGGATGTGTCCTCTGGATTTTTTCAACCCTAAAACAGAAAATTGTTGCTTTATATCATCGGGAGATAAAATTCAGTTTATATCGATAGAAGAAAATGAGTATAACGATATAAGTACTTCTGTTTTAAATAATACTTATATGCCAGAATCTATTAGTTTATGA
- the pxpA gene encoding 5-oxoprolinase subunit PxpA produces MKKIILNADVGEEAGFDAEIMQYISWCNIACGSHAGDAEVIQKTVELAIQHNVKIGAHPSYPDRENFGRTKVEMPYDDLVKTITKQIQLVKSLTEKAGGKLHHVKPHGALYNEAVKNEVVALAIIEAVKNIDRSLPIVTLKNAKLSYLSREDFEVKYEAFADRNYNDDLTLVSRKEKEALLTEPKEVFDHVKRMVTEGKVKTKNRVEVPIFFDTICVHGDNPKSVQILKYLYKEFSILNLL; encoded by the coding sequence ATGAAGAAAATTATTCTTAATGCAGATGTGGGGGAAGAAGCAGGTTTTGATGCCGAAATTATGCAATATATCTCTTGGTGTAATATTGCATGTGGAAGCCATGCAGGAGATGCAGAAGTAATTCAAAAGACAGTCGAGTTGGCAATACAGCATAATGTAAAAATTGGTGCACATCCATCATACCCCGATCGCGAAAATTTTGGAAGAACCAAAGTTGAAATGCCATATGATGATTTGGTGAAAACAATAACCAAACAAATACAATTGGTAAAATCCTTAACCGAAAAAGCAGGAGGGAAACTACACCATGTAAAACCACATGGAGCACTTTATAATGAAGCAGTAAAAAATGAAGTAGTGGCTTTAGCAATTATTGAAGCTGTAAAAAATATCGATAGAAGTTTACCTATAGTTACTTTGAAAAATGCTAAATTATCGTATCTTTCCCGTGAAGATTTTGAGGTCAAATACGAAGCTTTTGCAGATAGAAATTATAATGATGATTTGACATTGGTTTCAAGAAAAGAAAAAGAAGCTTTGCTTACAGAACCAAAAGAAGTTTTTGATCATGTAAAAAGAATGGTTACCGAAGGGAAAGTGAAAACTAAAAATAGAGTAGAAGTCCCGATTTTTTTTGATACGATTTGTGTGCATGGAGACAATCCAAAATCTGTTCAGATTTTGAAGTATTTGTATAAGGAGTTTTCGATTTTAAATTTACTGTAA
- a CDS encoding Nramp family divalent metal transporter, whose translation MKKFFNIGPGTWVTAAFIGPGTVTVCTLAGVQFGFSLLWALVLSIVACVVLQEMAARLGVVTQKGLSEVLKSQFDNKIVRGALITLILSAIFIGNAAYEAGNISGGVLGLSTILESSIGISENYLSIVIGVIAFILLYIGNYKVLERSLIVLVLLMSVAFIVTAIVTKPDISMIFKGFVPNFSSDNVLTIVGLIGTTVVPYNLFLHASIVSEKWKSTDDLPEAKKDTIVAIVLGGFVSMAIIIAGAAIQEAEVNNAADLAKGLEPVFGSMAKYVLSIGLFAAGITSAITAPLAAAYVVKGCMGWQKGLKSKSFRAVWMFILFLGVLFSSLGIKSIVIIRFAQIANGLLLPVIAIFLLWVMNQQKILGKYTNSWKQNLIGFFILIITCFLGFRGIWKVIESM comes from the coding sequence ATGAAGAAATTTTTTAATATCGGCCCGGGAACATGGGTGACTGCAGCTTTTATTGGTCCAGGTACCGTAACTGTATGTACATTAGCAGGAGTACAGTTTGGGTTTTCATTACTATGGGCATTGGTGTTATCTATTGTAGCTTGTGTTGTTTTACAGGAAATGGCAGCAAGATTAGGTGTAGTCACCCAAAAGGGATTAAGCGAAGTGCTAAAATCTCAATTTGATAACAAGATTGTAAGAGGAGCTCTTATTACATTAATCTTGTCAGCAATTTTTATAGGAAATGCAGCTTACGAAGCTGGTAATATTAGTGGAGGAGTACTCGGGCTGTCTACAATCTTAGAATCTTCAATCGGGATTTCAGAGAATTATTTAAGTATTGTGATCGGTGTGATTGCCTTTATATTATTGTACATAGGTAATTATAAGGTTTTAGAACGAAGTTTAATCGTACTGGTTTTATTAATGAGTGTAGCTTTTATAGTAACCGCAATAGTTACCAAACCAGATATTTCTATGATCTTTAAAGGGTTTGTTCCTAATTTTTCTAGTGATAATGTGCTTACCATTGTAGGATTGATAGGAACAACAGTAGTACCTTATAACCTCTTTTTACATGCCTCTATTGTTAGTGAAAAATGGAAATCTACCGATGACCTGCCAGAAGCAAAAAAGGATACTATTGTAGCAATTGTATTGGGGGGATTCGTATCAATGGCAATTATTATTGCAGGAGCAGCTATACAAGAAGCAGAAGTGAATAATGCAGCCGATTTAGCAAAAGGGTTAGAACCGGTTTTTGGTTCGATGGCAAAATATGTATTATCTATCGGGTTATTTGCAGCTGGAATTACTTCTGCAATTACAGCACCTCTTGCAGCAGCTTATGTGGTAAAAGGATGTATGGGTTGGCAAAAAGGACTCAAAAGTAAATCCTTTAGAGCAGTATGGATGTTTATCCTTTTTTTGGGAGTTTTGTTTTCTTCATTAGGGATAAAATCAATAGTAATCATTCGATTTGCACAGATCGCAAATGGACTCCTTTTGCCTGTAATTGCAATCTTCCTTTTATGGGTAATGAACCAACAAAAAATATTAGGAAAATATACCAATTCATGGAAACAAAACCTGATTGGATTTTTCATTTTGATCATTACTTGCTTTTTAGGATTTAGAGGAATTTGGAAAGTAATTGAAAGCATGTAG
- a CDS encoding DUF2891 domain-containing protein, with protein sequence MYRILFLISLLVVLGCNTNNDTSKQPSEDVKTEEQPLQENPIEEPLQLTLKQANTLVELPLACLQIEYPNKLGQTLGGKENIGEPHVLHPTFYGCFDWHSSVHGHWSLVKLLKTFPDLEKKEEAKTKLLQNMSKKNIEEEIKYFEGKHNKSYERTYGWAWLLKLAEELHTWDDPLARELEENLQPLTALIVQRYIDFLPKLKYPIRVGEHTNTAFGLSFALDYANTLGDQKLKNSIETRAREFYANDQGCPIGWEPSGYDFLSPCFEEIDVMRRVLNKEEFDRWISDFMPQLKAKNFTIEVGEVSDRTDGKLVHLDGLNFSRAWVLYGLAKQYNEYAHLFSVANTHVNYSLPNLVGDSYEGGHWLGSFAIYTLDVNTK encoded by the coding sequence ATGTACCGAATACTTTTTCTGATTTCATTACTTGTTGTTTTAGGATGTAATACAAACAATGATACATCAAAACAACCATCCGAGGATGTAAAAACCGAAGAACAACCACTACAAGAGAATCCAATAGAAGAACCCTTACAACTCACATTAAAACAGGCCAATACATTGGTAGAATTGCCATTAGCTTGCTTGCAGATAGAGTACCCTAATAAACTGGGGCAAACGTTAGGAGGAAAAGAAAATATCGGAGAACCTCATGTATTACATCCTACCTTTTATGGTTGTTTTGATTGGCATTCTTCAGTACATGGGCATTGGTCGTTGGTAAAGTTGTTGAAAACATTTCCCGATCTGGAAAAAAAGGAAGAAGCAAAAACCAAATTACTTCAAAATATGTCTAAGAAGAATATTGAGGAAGAAATCAAATATTTTGAAGGAAAGCATAACAAATCATACGAGAGAACCTACGGTTGGGCCTGGTTACTTAAACTGGCCGAAGAACTACATACCTGGGATGATCCACTGGCAAGAGAATTAGAAGAAAACCTTCAGCCATTAACCGCACTTATTGTGCAACGATATATCGATTTCCTTCCAAAACTTAAATATCCAATTCGAGTAGGAGAGCATACCAATACTGCATTTGGATTATCCTTTGCTTTGGATTATGCAAATACCCTGGGAGATCAAAAACTAAAAAATAGTATAGAAACCAGAGCAAGAGAGTTCTATGCTAATGATCAAGGTTGCCCCATCGGTTGGGAACCCAGTGGTTATGATTTTCTATCTCCTTGTTTTGAAGAAATTGATGTAATGAGAAGAGTGTTAAATAAAGAAGAATTTGATCGTTGGATCTCTGATTTTATGCCTCAACTTAAAGCCAAAAACTTTACGATCGAAGTGGGAGAGGTATCTGATCGTACCGATGGTAAATTGGTTCATTTAGATGGACTTAATTTTAGTAGAGCCTGGGTGTTATACGGGCTTGCTAAACAGTATAATGAGTATGCACATCTTTTTTCGGTAGCAAATACACATGTAAACTATTCTTTGCCTAATCTGGTTGGAGATAGTTATGAAGGAGGGCATTGGCTGGGATCGTTTGCTATTTATACACTAGATGTTAATACAAAATAA